A single region of the Carassius gibelio isolate Cgi1373 ecotype wild population from Czech Republic chromosome A14, carGib1.2-hapl.c, whole genome shotgun sequence genome encodes:
- the LOC128027308 gene encoding hyaluronan mediated motility receptor isoform X1, producing the protein MSFSRAPLKRFNEHVGCAPPPGTYEVKSGELKGAVSFHKAERFRTASKTEVPLPSPSKEVPVSPVRRTMSVDGLADVFSSKKDKNSFTLEMKHQRLLEKEIRSLVQQRGEQDRRLLTLEEELKKLESKLLVAVREKTGLAANVASLERQLAELKKANEFLKTKVSADITKKKINALSMELIEAKNKLDAKDKELSFLQISSEGKVKVLETDLETARTTFRVLQERNKDLEDLHQETRVQNEQLENEMDKLQSTIQELREEIKALQSYLDSANEEIQDLRIKLQDKSTMERRFSDAQENLSDVEKKLEKCTSELQDCQGVLRIKEEELQRSQQELQGSQKALEEKEREMEQYVEDLQASQASLKELEQQMQQGAQDLEESRSMVRLQEQELARVKEVLRRTEEELDQHVALMGERCLVLEDERARTQEEGLRRVQELKAEISSLEESRKTEKETYEKLEEEYNALTKQLQEEKTHSGSLASMLERLRDETEAERRQLGEELEDALEELSELEKQEKCSEEAIQHLTQKNHTLEKELKNTCAELEKKCAEMQALEESHVMKIQKLEEDHNSCLAKLGDMTTDFESTRRSLDEQKEQAEAQAHQLQEEMNQLKQQLQQDQQKLTSYQEMKDKQQKEHARMLLEVQTKLAQREEELKQAAESRSEELRLLQAEVERERGERERAQTRLEREQKRRQSVEGRSAEASMLRGHVQELEEKVSELNRQVQEERDAAHRHVVEWQQERRQLCRQMEEERQDYHKQLAEAQLQSTSEAETQHWRNLYEELYAKVKPFQEQLDCFAAERNALLNEKGATQAELNKLADAYANLMGHQNQKQKIKHMVKLKEENLELKQEVSKLKAQVGKQKQELDRLKSSQVPRRFDPSKAFKHDLKENQQPTSALTQGNRN; encoded by the exons ATGTCTTTCTCAAGAGCTCCATTAAAGAGATTTAACGAGCATGTCG GCTGTGCTCCTCCACCTGGTACATATGAGGTGAAGTCTGGTGAGCTGAAAGGAGCTGTATCATTTCATAAAGCAGAGCGCTTCAGAACAGCTTCAAAAA CCGAGGTACCCTTGCCGTCCCCCTCAAAAGAAGTACCAGTGTCTCCAGTTCGGAGGACCATGTCTGTTGATGGTTTG GCTGATGTATTTAGttccaaaaaggacaaaaatagTTTCACACTTGAGATGAAACATCAGAGACTACTAGAGAAAGAG ATCCGTTCTTTGGTGCAGCAGAGAGGAGAGCAGGACCGCAGGCTGCTGACCCTGGAAGAAGAGCTGAAAAAGTTGGAGTCTAAATTGCTTGTGGCTGTCAGAGAGAAGACCGGCCTCGCTGCCAATGTGGCTTCTCTCGAGAGGCAGCTCGCGGAGTTAAAGAAAGCAAATGAGTTCCTGAAGACCAAG GTCTCTGCAGACATCACCAAGAAGAAGATCAATGCTCTTTCCATGGAGCTCATTGAGGCCAAAAATAAACTGGATGCCAAAGACAAG GAGCTGAGCTTCCTTCAGATCAGCTCAGAGGGGAAAGTAAAGGTGTTGGAAACCGATCTGGAGACTGCTCGAACAACTTTTAGAGTTCTTCAGGAAAGGAACAAAGATCTTG AGGACCTTCATCAGGAGACAAGAGTCCAAAATGAGCAGCTTGAGAATGAAATGGATAAATTGCAAA GCACAATCCAGGAGCTGAGAGAGGAAATCAAAGCCCTGCAGAGTTACTTGGACTCCGCAAATGAAGAGATTCAG GATTTGCGGATTAAGCTCCAGGACAAATCCACCATGGAGCGCCGGTTCTCTGATGCTCAAGAGAACCTCAG TGATGTGGAGAAAAAGCTGGAGAAATGTACCAGTGAGCTGCAGGACTGTCAAGGGGTGCTGAGAATAAAGGAAGAGGAGCTGCAGAGGTCTCAGCAGGAGCTGCAGGGCTCCCAGAAGGCTCTAGAAGAGAAGGAGAGGGAGATGGAGCAGTATGTGGAGGACCTCCAGGCATCACAGGCCTCACTGAAAGAGCTTGAGCAGCAGATGCAGCAGGGAGCTCAGGATCTCGAGGAGTCCCGGAGCATGGTACGGCTGCAGGAGCAGGAGCTGGCCCGCGTGAAGGAGGTCTTGAGGAGAACAGAGGAAGAGCTGGATCAGCATGTGGCACTTATGGGCGAGCGGTGCTTGGTGCTGGAAGACGAAAGAG CCAGGACACAGGAGGAGGGTCTTAGACGGGTACAAGAGTTGAAGGCAGAAATCAGCTCATTGGAGGAGAGTAGGAAGACTGAGAAAGAAACGTATGAAAAGCTGGAGGAGGAATACAATGCACTTACCAAACAGCTGCAAGAGGAAAAG ACTCACAGTGGCTCCCTGGCTAGCATGCTTGAGCGCCTGAGAGATGAGACTGAAGCGGAGAGGAGACAGCTTGGCGAAGAGCTGGAGGACGCGCTTGAGGAGCTGTCAGAGCTGGAGAAGCAGGAGAAATGCAGTGAGGAGGCCATCCAGCACCTCACGCAGAAGAACCACACACTGGAAAAAGAGCTGAAGAACACTTGCGCAGAGTTAGAAAA GAAGTGTGCTGAGATGCAGGCTTTAGAAGAGTCTCATGTGATGAAAATCCAAAAACTAGAAGAGGATCACAACAGCTGTCTTGCTAAACTGGGAGACATGACTACTGACTTTGAGAG CACAAGACGGTCTCTGGATGAGCAGAAGGAGCAGGCAGAGGCTCAAGCCCATCAGCTGCAGGAAGAGATGAACCAACTGAAGCAACAGCTGCAGCAGGACCAGCAGAAACTCACAAGCTACCAGGAAATGAAGGATAAACAGCAAAAGGAGCATGCTAG GATGCTTTTAGAAGTTCAGACTAAGCTGGCTCAGAGAGAGGAAGAGCTGAAGCAAGCAGCAGAGTCTCGGAGTGAGGAGCTGAGACTCCTGCAGGCGGAGGTGGAGCGGGAGAGAGGAGAGCGAGAGCGGGCTCAGACCCGGCTGGAAAGGGAACAGAAGAGGAGGCAGTCAGTGGAGGGCCGTTCTGCAGAAGCCAGCATGCTGCGGGGCCACGTGCAAGAACTGGAAGAGAAGGTTTCTGAACTGAACAGGCAGGTGCAGGAGGAAAGAGATGCCGCTCATCGCCACGTTGTGGAGTGGCAGCAGGAGAGACGACAGCTATGCAGACAGATGGAAGAGGAAAGACAAGACTACCACAAACAACTAGCAGAGGCTCAGCTGCAGAG cacgtctgaggctgagactcaACACTGGAGGAACTTGTATGAAGAGCTTTATGCTAAAGTAAAACCATTTCAG GAACAGCTGGACTGCTTTGCGGCTGAGAGGAACGCTTTGTTGAATGAGAAAGGAGCCACGCAGGCAGAGTTGAACAAGTTAGCCGATGCCTACGCCAACCTGATGGGTCATCAAAACCAGAAACAGAAGATCAAACACATGGTCAAACTAAAAGAGGAGAACTTGGAACTCAAACAG GAAGTGTCCAAGCTAAAGGCACAGGTTGGGAAACAGAAACAAGAGCTGGATCGGCTCAAATCCAGTCAGGTGCCGCGGAGATTCGACCCCAGCAAGGCTTTCAAACACGACCTCAAAGAAAATCAGCAGCCCACATCAGCTCTTACACAAG GCAACAGAAATTAG
- the LOC128027077 gene encoding insulin-like, with the protein MPGSTCSQLQPIMVLLLQAAAIILLLASLSGSRSTPSQHLCGSSLVDALYLVCGPRGFFYSSRSRRDLETLLTLLSKLADYEVAQTDPLKQKVMMKMKRGIVERGCHRPCIIYHLEDYCI; encoded by the exons ATGCCAGGCAGTACATGTTCACAGCTTCAGCCCATCATGGTCCTGTTGCTCCAGGCAGCAGCAATAATCCTGCTGCTGGCCTCCCTGTCTGGATCACGCTCTACCCCATCACAGCATCTGTGCGGCTCCAGCCTGGTGGACGCACTTTACCTTGTGTGTGGGCCTAGAGGCTTCTTTTACTCCAGCAGAAGCAGGAGGGACCTGGAGACTTTGCTGA CCTTGCTCTCAAAATTAGCAGATTATGAGGTAGCCCAGACTGATCCATTAAAACAGAaggtgatgatgaagatgaagagaggCATTGTGGAACGAGGCTGCCACAGGCCCTGTATCATCTACCACCTGGAGGACTACTGCATCTGA
- the LOC128027308 gene encoding hyaluronan mediated motility receptor isoform X2 → MSFSRAPLKRFNEHVGCAPPPGTYEVKSGELKGAVSFHKAERFRTASKTEVPLPSPSKEVPVSPVRRTMSVDGLADVFSSKKDKNSFTLEMKHQRLLEKEIRSLVQQRGEQDRRLLTLEEELKKLESKLLVAVREKTGLAANVASLERQLAELKKANEFLKTKVSADITKKKINALSMELIEAKNKLDAKDKELSFLQISSEGKVKVLETDLETARTTFRVLQERNKDLEDLHQETRVQNEQLENEMDKLQSTIQELREEIKALQSYLDSANEEIQDLRIKLQDKSTMERRFSDAQENLSDVEKKLEKCTSELQDCQGVLRIKEEELQRSQQELQGSQKALEEKEREMEQYVEDLQASQASLKELEQQMQQGAQDLEESRSMVRLQEQELARVKEVLRRTEEELDQHVALMGERCLVLEDERARTQEEGLRRVQELKAEISSLEESRKTEKETYEKLEEEYNALTKQLQEEKTHSGSLASMLERLRDETEAERRQLGEELEDALEELSELEKQEKCSEEAIQHLTQKNHTLEKELKNTCAELEKKCAEMQALEESHVMKIQKLEEDHNSCLAKLGDMTTDFESTRRSLDEQKEQAEAQAHQLQEEMNQLKQQLQQDQQKLTSYQEMKDKQQKEHARMLLEVQTKLAQREEELKQAAESRSEELRLLQAEVERERGERERAQTRLEREQKRRQSVEGRSAEASMLRGHVQELEEKVSELNRQVQEERDAAHRHVVEWQQERRQLCRQMEEERQDYHKQLAEAQLQSTSEAETQHWRNLYEELYAKVKPFQEQLDCFAAERNALLNEKGATQAELNKLADAYANLMGHQNQKQKIKHMVKLKEENLELKQEVSKLKAQVGKQKQELDRLKSSQVPRRFDPSKAFKHDLKENQQPTSALTQGN, encoded by the exons ATGTCTTTCTCAAGAGCTCCATTAAAGAGATTTAACGAGCATGTCG GCTGTGCTCCTCCACCTGGTACATATGAGGTGAAGTCTGGTGAGCTGAAAGGAGCTGTATCATTTCATAAAGCAGAGCGCTTCAGAACAGCTTCAAAAA CCGAGGTACCCTTGCCGTCCCCCTCAAAAGAAGTACCAGTGTCTCCAGTTCGGAGGACCATGTCTGTTGATGGTTTG GCTGATGTATTTAGttccaaaaaggacaaaaatagTTTCACACTTGAGATGAAACATCAGAGACTACTAGAGAAAGAG ATCCGTTCTTTGGTGCAGCAGAGAGGAGAGCAGGACCGCAGGCTGCTGACCCTGGAAGAAGAGCTGAAAAAGTTGGAGTCTAAATTGCTTGTGGCTGTCAGAGAGAAGACCGGCCTCGCTGCCAATGTGGCTTCTCTCGAGAGGCAGCTCGCGGAGTTAAAGAAAGCAAATGAGTTCCTGAAGACCAAG GTCTCTGCAGACATCACCAAGAAGAAGATCAATGCTCTTTCCATGGAGCTCATTGAGGCCAAAAATAAACTGGATGCCAAAGACAAG GAGCTGAGCTTCCTTCAGATCAGCTCAGAGGGGAAAGTAAAGGTGTTGGAAACCGATCTGGAGACTGCTCGAACAACTTTTAGAGTTCTTCAGGAAAGGAACAAAGATCTTG AGGACCTTCATCAGGAGACAAGAGTCCAAAATGAGCAGCTTGAGAATGAAATGGATAAATTGCAAA GCACAATCCAGGAGCTGAGAGAGGAAATCAAAGCCCTGCAGAGTTACTTGGACTCCGCAAATGAAGAGATTCAG GATTTGCGGATTAAGCTCCAGGACAAATCCACCATGGAGCGCCGGTTCTCTGATGCTCAAGAGAACCTCAG TGATGTGGAGAAAAAGCTGGAGAAATGTACCAGTGAGCTGCAGGACTGTCAAGGGGTGCTGAGAATAAAGGAAGAGGAGCTGCAGAGGTCTCAGCAGGAGCTGCAGGGCTCCCAGAAGGCTCTAGAAGAGAAGGAGAGGGAGATGGAGCAGTATGTGGAGGACCTCCAGGCATCACAGGCCTCACTGAAAGAGCTTGAGCAGCAGATGCAGCAGGGAGCTCAGGATCTCGAGGAGTCCCGGAGCATGGTACGGCTGCAGGAGCAGGAGCTGGCCCGCGTGAAGGAGGTCTTGAGGAGAACAGAGGAAGAGCTGGATCAGCATGTGGCACTTATGGGCGAGCGGTGCTTGGTGCTGGAAGACGAAAGAG CCAGGACACAGGAGGAGGGTCTTAGACGGGTACAAGAGTTGAAGGCAGAAATCAGCTCATTGGAGGAGAGTAGGAAGACTGAGAAAGAAACGTATGAAAAGCTGGAGGAGGAATACAATGCACTTACCAAACAGCTGCAAGAGGAAAAG ACTCACAGTGGCTCCCTGGCTAGCATGCTTGAGCGCCTGAGAGATGAGACTGAAGCGGAGAGGAGACAGCTTGGCGAAGAGCTGGAGGACGCGCTTGAGGAGCTGTCAGAGCTGGAGAAGCAGGAGAAATGCAGTGAGGAGGCCATCCAGCACCTCACGCAGAAGAACCACACACTGGAAAAAGAGCTGAAGAACACTTGCGCAGAGTTAGAAAA GAAGTGTGCTGAGATGCAGGCTTTAGAAGAGTCTCATGTGATGAAAATCCAAAAACTAGAAGAGGATCACAACAGCTGTCTTGCTAAACTGGGAGACATGACTACTGACTTTGAGAG CACAAGACGGTCTCTGGATGAGCAGAAGGAGCAGGCAGAGGCTCAAGCCCATCAGCTGCAGGAAGAGATGAACCAACTGAAGCAACAGCTGCAGCAGGACCAGCAGAAACTCACAAGCTACCAGGAAATGAAGGATAAACAGCAAAAGGAGCATGCTAG GATGCTTTTAGAAGTTCAGACTAAGCTGGCTCAGAGAGAGGAAGAGCTGAAGCAAGCAGCAGAGTCTCGGAGTGAGGAGCTGAGACTCCTGCAGGCGGAGGTGGAGCGGGAGAGAGGAGAGCGAGAGCGGGCTCAGACCCGGCTGGAAAGGGAACAGAAGAGGAGGCAGTCAGTGGAGGGCCGTTCTGCAGAAGCCAGCATGCTGCGGGGCCACGTGCAAGAACTGGAAGAGAAGGTTTCTGAACTGAACAGGCAGGTGCAGGAGGAAAGAGATGCCGCTCATCGCCACGTTGTGGAGTGGCAGCAGGAGAGACGACAGCTATGCAGACAGATGGAAGAGGAAAGACAAGACTACCACAAACAACTAGCAGAGGCTCAGCTGCAGAG cacgtctgaggctgagactcaACACTGGAGGAACTTGTATGAAGAGCTTTATGCTAAAGTAAAACCATTTCAG GAACAGCTGGACTGCTTTGCGGCTGAGAGGAACGCTTTGTTGAATGAGAAAGGAGCCACGCAGGCAGAGTTGAACAAGTTAGCCGATGCCTACGCCAACCTGATGGGTCATCAAAACCAGAAACAGAAGATCAAACACATGGTCAAACTAAAAGAGGAGAACTTGGAACTCAAACAG GAAGTGTCCAAGCTAAAGGCACAGGTTGGGAAACAGAAACAAGAGCTGGATCGGCTCAAATCCAGTCAGGTGCCGCGGAGATTCGACCCCAGCAAGGCTTTCAAACACGACCTCAAAGAAAATCAGCAGCCCACATCAGCTCTTACACAAGGTAACTAA